A single genomic interval of Shewanella halotolerans harbors:
- the sixA gene encoding phosphohistidine phosphatase SixA — MKLYLMRHGEAGYHAHSDRERVLTEIGRYQTELMSNWLARDVTEFDLVLVSPYLRAQQTWQEVSKHFPEPRKWLVLDELTPSAEPTLAADLTLAYAEQYKADSVLVIAHMPLLGYMVSELVPGIEPPLFATSGVTLIDRHGERGSLSWQHTPHTVS; from the coding sequence CACTCAGATCGAGAACGAGTACTGACAGAAATCGGCCGTTATCAGACTGAATTGATGAGTAATTGGCTGGCCCGTGATGTGACCGAGTTCGATCTCGTGTTGGTGAGTCCCTATCTGCGTGCGCAGCAAACATGGCAGGAAGTGAGTAAGCACTTCCCCGAACCGAGAAAGTGGTTGGTATTAGATGAGCTGACCCCATCGGCCGAGCCGACCCTGGCCGCCGATCTGACCCTGGCCTATGCCGAACAGTATAAGGCGGACAGTGTGTTAGTGATTGCCCACATGCCGCTGCTAGGCTATATGGTGAGCGAGTTGGTGCCGGGCATAGAGCCGCCGCTGTTTGCGACCTCTGGAGTGACCCTTATCGACCGTCATGGCGAGCGTGGTTCGCTCAGCTGGCAGCACACCCCTCATACGGTGAGCTAA
- the smrB gene encoding endonuclease SmrB, whose protein sequence is MNKENDDELAIFSALTKGIKPLKQDKRHFAAPQKPKRELEIATTQLHADSYFSDTYQPLLPLEGAMRWSRDDVDSHELKRLRRGDYQPDLLLDLHGMRQTEAKLELAALIQACVKQHSHCCCVMHGHGTGILKQNLPMWLAQHPQVKAFHKAPKEWGGDAALLVLIDVGELPSWE, encoded by the coding sequence ATGAATAAAGAAAATGATGATGAATTGGCGATTTTTTCGGCGTTAACCAAAGGGATAAAGCCGCTTAAACAGGATAAGCGTCATTTCGCCGCGCCGCAAAAACCGAAGCGAGAGCTGGAGATAGCCACCACCCAGCTGCACGCCGACAGCTACTTCTCCGATACCTACCAGCCCCTGCTGCCGTTAGAGGGCGCCATGCGCTGGTCACGGGATGATGTCGATAGCCACGAGCTCAAACGGCTCAGACGCGGCGACTATCAACCGGATCTGCTGCTGGACCTACACGGCATGCGTCAAACCGAGGCCAAACTCGAACTTGCGGCCCTGATCCAGGCCTGTGTTAAACAGCACAGCCACTGCTGCTGCGTCATGCATGGCCATGGCACCGGCATCTTAAAACAGAATCTTCCCATGTGGCTTGCCCAGCACCCTCAGGTTAAGGCCTTTCACAAGGCGCCTAAAGAATGGGGCGGCGATGCAGCCCTCCTGGTGTTGATTGATGTTGGCGAGTTGCCGAGCTGGGAATAA
- the prmB gene encoding 50S ribosomal protein L3 N(5)-glutamine methyltransferase yields MDKIFVDEAVTELRTIGDMLRWAVSRFNDANIYYGHGTDNAWDEAIALVFHALHLPEEIGQQVIHSNLTSSEKHKIVELIIRRVRERLPVPYLTNRAFFAGLEFYVDDRVLVPRSPIAEMIANRFSPWLYNKPVNRILDLCTGSACIAIACAYEFEDAEVDAIDISSDALEVAQINIESLGVMDRVFPIESDMFAAIPKGPQYDLIVSNPPYVDAEDIGDMPEEYHHEPELGLASGRDGLDLTKRILANAADYLTQDGLLVVEVGNSMVHLMEQFPEVPFTWVNFEHGGDGVFVLTRDQLVENESLFAIYKDSE; encoded by the coding sequence TTGGACAAGATTTTTGTTGATGAAGCCGTGACGGAATTACGAACAATCGGCGATATGTTACGTTGGGCGGTGAGTCGCTTTAACGATGCCAATATCTACTATGGTCATGGTACCGATAACGCTTGGGATGAAGCCATCGCTCTCGTATTCCATGCGCTGCATCTGCCAGAAGAGATTGGTCAGCAGGTGATCCATAGCAACCTCACCAGCAGCGAAAAGCATAAGATTGTCGAGCTCATCATTCGCCGGGTACGCGAGCGTCTGCCCGTGCCTTATTTGACCAATCGTGCCTTCTTTGCCGGCCTGGAGTTCTATGTGGACGACAGGGTATTGGTGCCGCGCTCGCCGATCGCCGAGATGATCGCTAACCGTTTCAGCCCTTGGCTCTATAATAAGCCGGTTAACCGTATTCTGGATCTCTGTACCGGCAGCGCCTGTATCGCCATCGCCTGTGCCTATGAGTTTGAAGATGCCGAGGTCGATGCTATCGACATCAGCAGCGATGCCCTGGAAGTGGCGCAGATCAACATTGAATCATTAGGCGTGATGGATAGGGTATTCCCTATCGAGTCTGACATGTTTGCCGCTATCCCTAAGGGGCCGCAATACGATCTGATCGTCTCGAATCCGCCTTATGTGGATGCCGAAGATATCGGCGACATGCCAGAGGAATATCACCACGAGCCAGAGCTAGGCTTAGCCTCGGGGCGCGATGGTCTGGATCTCACCAAGCGCATCCTTGCCAATGCCGCGGACTACCTGACCCAAGACGGTCTTTTGGTGGTCGAGGTGGGTAACTCTATGGTTCACCTTATGGAACAGTTCCCCGAGGTGCCATTTACCTGGGTTAACTTCGAACATGGCGGTGACGGCGTGTTTGTGCTGACTCGCGATCAGTTAGTTGAAAATGAATCACTTTTCGCCATCTACAAAGATAGTGAATAA
- the aroC gene encoding chorismate synthase translates to MSGNSIGQNFVVTTFGESHGKALGCIIDGCPPGLAIDEADMQHDLDRRRPGTSRYTTARREPDQVKILSGVFEGQTTGTSIGLVIENTDQRSQDYSNIKDQFRPGHADYTYQQKYGLRDYRGGGRSSARETAMRVAAGAVAKKYLKQVHGIEIKGYLSQLGPICAETLDFEQVEHNAFFFPDAAKLEQLDEYMRELKKSGDSIGAKVSVVATNVPVGLGEPVFDRLDADIAHALMGINAVKGVEIGDGFAVVNQKGSEHRDLMSPEGFASNHAGGILGGISSGQPIVAHIAMKPTSSISVPGESMTVQGERAEVVTKGRHDPCVGIRAVPIAEAMLAIVLMDHLLRHRAQNMNVDSITPVIGMK, encoded by the coding sequence ATGTCGGGTAATAGTATCGGTCAAAATTTTGTGGTGACGACTTTTGGTGAGAGCCACGGTAAGGCACTGGGCTGTATTATCGATGGCTGCCCTCCGGGTTTGGCGATCGATGAAGCCGATATGCAGCATGACCTCGACAGGCGCCGTCCGGGTACCTCGCGTTATACCACAGCCAGACGCGAGCCAGATCAGGTGAAGATCCTCTCAGGCGTGTTCGAGGGGCAGACTACAGGTACCTCTATCGGCTTAGTGATCGAGAATACCGATCAACGTAGCCAGGACTATTCCAACATCAAAGATCAGTTCCGTCCGGGCCACGCCGACTACACCTATCAGCAAAAATATGGCCTTAGGGATTATCGCGGTGGCGGGCGCTCATCGGCGCGGGAAACCGCCATGCGTGTAGCGGCCGGCGCTGTGGCCAAGAAGTATCTAAAACAGGTGCACGGCATAGAGATCAAGGGTTATCTGTCGCAGCTTGGGCCTATCTGCGCCGAGACCTTGGATTTTGAGCAGGTTGAGCACAATGCCTTCTTCTTTCCCGATGCCGCTAAGCTAGAGCAACTCGACGAGTATATGCGTGAGCTTAAAAAGAGCGGTGATTCCATAGGCGCTAAGGTGTCTGTGGTGGCGACCAATGTGCCCGTGGGACTGGGTGAGCCGGTGTTCGATCGCCTCGATGCCGATATCGCTCACGCCCTGATGGGGATCAATGCCGTCAAAGGGGTGGAGATTGGTGATGGCTTTGCCGTGGTAAACCAAAAGGGCTCAGAGCACAGAGATCTCATGTCGCCCGAGGGGTTCGCCTCTAACCATGCGGGCGGTATTCTCGGCGGGATCTCATCGGGTCAGCCTATCGTTGCGCATATCGCCATGAAGCCGACTTCCAGCATTAGCGTGCCGGGAGAGAGCATGACGGTGCAGGGTGAGCGCGCCGAGGTGGTTACCAAGGGACGTCACGACCCCTGTGTGGGCATTCGCGCCGTACCGATCGCCGAGGCGATGTTGGCCATCGTCCTGATGGACCATCTCCTCAGGCACAGGGCACAAAACATGAATGTCGATAGCATTACCCCTGTGATTGGGATGAAGTAA
- a CDS encoding MFS transporter, with product MQQPDPKHQLHWISACYFFFFAILGVLVPYLGVFFENRGFDAQQIGFLLAILMATRIIAPNIWAMVADKTGMRGQLVKMGAACSAVTFMSFFYHGGFLYLAVSLSIYTFFWNAILAQLEVITLETLGENTGGYGKIRSFGSLGYLVFVVSVGFAISQFGTEILPFVGLALFLGLLGCSLSLPSTRVKVDKSQVPTPLKLDTGIIWFLLSAMLLQMSAGPFYGFFVLYLKQVGYSESSAGIYVALGVLAEIVMFMFAPRLLGRYGVSALLVISIGFTAVRWLLMAFCASSMFWLGVSQLLHAFTFGLVHAASIQFVHQRFDVRHRSKGQALYASLSFGVGGALGTWLCGFIWGDGSQAWLSWLAAAVCALLSMLAVLLIPKAREVAKQ from the coding sequence ATGCAACAGCCTGATCCAAAACACCAACTGCACTGGATTAGCGCCTGTTACTTTTTCTTCTTCGCGATCCTCGGCGTGCTGGTGCCTTATCTCGGGGTCTTCTTCGAGAATCGGGGTTTCGATGCGCAGCAGATTGGCTTTTTGCTCGCCATCCTGATGGCGACGCGCATCATCGCCCCCAATATCTGGGCCATGGTGGCCGATAAGACGGGCATGCGTGGCCAGCTGGTGAAGATGGGGGCGGCATGTTCGGCGGTCACCTTCATGAGTTTCTTCTATCATGGTGGCTTTCTCTACTTGGCCGTCAGCCTCAGCATCTATACCTTCTTCTGGAACGCTATCTTGGCCCAACTTGAGGTGATCACCCTAGAGACCCTGGGGGAGAATACCGGGGGCTATGGTAAGATCCGCAGCTTCGGCAGCCTGGGTTATCTGGTGTTCGTGGTCAGCGTAGGCTTTGCCATTAGCCAGTTCGGCACAGAGATCTTGCCCTTCGTCGGTCTCGCTCTGTTCCTTGGCTTGCTGGGCTGCTCCCTGTCTCTGCCAAGTACCCGGGTGAAGGTCGACAAGAGCCAGGTACCCACGCCTCTAAAGCTAGATACGGGTATCATTTGGTTCTTGCTATCGGCCATGTTGCTGCAGATGAGCGCCGGACCTTTCTACGGTTTTTTTGTGCTTTACCTTAAACAGGTGGGTTACAGCGAGTCCAGCGCCGGCATCTATGTCGCTCTTGGGGTGCTGGCCGAGATTGTCATGTTTATGTTTGCGCCGAGATTGTTGGGGCGATATGGGGTCAGTGCCTTGCTGGTGATCTCTATCGGCTTTACGGCGGTGCGGTGGCTACTCATGGCCTTTTGTGCCAGCAGCATGTTCTGGCTCGGGGTTAGTCAGCTGCTGCATGCCTTCACCTTTGGTCTGGTGCATGCGGCCTCGATTCAGTTCGTTCATCAAAGATTCGACGTGCGCCACCGTAGCAAGGGGCAGGCGCTCTATGCCAGCCTGAGTTTTGGTGTCGGCGGCGCGCTCGGCACCTGGCTGTGTGGCTTCATCTGGGGGGATGGTTCCCAGGCCTGGCTGAGCTGGTTGGCGGCCGCCGTTTGTGCCCTGCTGTCCATGCTTGCGGTACTGTTAATCCCTAAGGCGCGCGAAGTTGCAAAACAATAA
- a CDS encoding ATP-NAD kinase family protein, whose amino-acid sequence MKQTFRLGVIINPLAGLGGSVALKGSDGVADEAIARGAEPKAHLRMAQALEVITPYLDKITVVTASGAMGADLAAQMGFNHQVVYQVGDTTAASDTQAAAKALQAAGVDLLLFAGGDGTARDLFEVVDEAQPVLGVAAGVKIHSGVYGITPHASGMVVKLLLEGALVSLMSADVMDIDEVAFRQGVVRARRFGEMQVPAEPRYIQAVKMGGKEVDELVLADIAAEAIEQIDDGLAIMGSGSTVAAVMEELGLDNTLLGVDLIDAGELLASDLSATSLLEAITGRECKLVITLIGGQGHILGRGNQQLSPALIRQVGKENIIILATKTKLKALEGRPLIVDSGDPELDSELCGYYKVVTGYHDYVMYQVANPDLISPDVIGQPE is encoded by the coding sequence ATGAAACAGACATTTCGCCTCGGCGTGATCATCAATCCTCTGGCAGGCCTTGGAGGGAGTGTGGCACTCAAGGGAAGCGATGGCGTGGCAGATGAGGCGATAGCCCGCGGCGCCGAGCCTAAGGCCCACTTGAGAATGGCCCAGGCGCTGGAAGTGATCACCCCTTATCTGGATAAGATCACTGTCGTTACCGCCTCCGGTGCCATGGGCGCCGATTTAGCCGCGCAGATGGGATTTAACCATCAGGTGGTTTATCAGGTGGGCGATACCACCGCGGCCAGCGATACCCAAGCCGCCGCCAAGGCGCTGCAGGCCGCAGGGGTGGATCTCTTGCTGTTTGCCGGTGGCGACGGCACGGCGCGTGATCTGTTTGAGGTGGTAGATGAGGCTCAGCCTGTGCTGGGCGTGGCGGCCGGGGTGAAGATTCATTCGGGCGTCTATGGTATTACGCCCCACGCCTCTGGCATGGTGGTCAAGTTGCTGCTCGAGGGCGCTTTGGTGAGCCTGATGTCGGCCGATGTGATGGATATCGACGAGGTGGCCTTCAGGCAAGGAGTGGTAAGGGCGCGCCGATTCGGCGAGATGCAGGTGCCTGCCGAGCCCCGCTACATTCAGGCGGTTAAGATGGGCGGCAAAGAGGTCGATGAGTTGGTGCTGGCGGATATCGCCGCCGAGGCGATTGAGCAGATAGACGATGGGCTCGCCATCATGGGCTCGGGCAGCACAGTCGCCGCCGTGATGGAGGAACTTGGGCTGGATAACACCCTGCTGGGAGTGGATTTGATTGACGCGGGCGAGCTGCTTGCCAGCGATCTCAGCGCCACGTCGCTGCTCGAGGCAATCACAGGCCGTGAGTGTAAGTTAGTGATCACCCTCATCGGCGGCCAGGGGCATATCCTGGGGCGGGGTAACCAACAGTTGTCGCCGGCGCTTATTCGTCAGGTGGGCAAAGAAAATATTATCATCCTGGCGACAAAAACTAAGTTAAAAGCACTTGAAGGTCGGCCCTTAATTGTGGATAGTGGCGACCCAGAGTTAGACAGCGAATTATGTGGTTATTATAAAGTCGTGACCGGCTACCACGATTATGTGATGTATCAGGTGGCTAATCCTGACTTAATCAGCCCAGATGTGATCGGGCAGCCTGAATAG
- a CDS encoding YfcL family protein — translation MLEQYEQALDEWIATKVAGGDDDQLFASGYLQGHVAVVLSELEQETVQDSEALEAKMQVCLETAKSELEPADHALVVNAWAELREKMAQVANA, via the coding sequence ATGTTAGAGCAGTATGAGCAAGCATTAGACGAGTGGATCGCCACCAAAGTAGCAGGCGGTGATGACGACCAACTCTTTGCCAGTGGTTACCTACAGGGGCATGTGGCCGTGGTGCTGTCAGAGCTCGAGCAGGAAACGGTGCAAGACAGCGAGGCGCTGGAGGCTAAGATGCAGGTCTGTCTGGAAACGGCCAAGTCTGAGCTCGAGCCTGCCGATCATGCCCTGGTGGTTAATGCCTGGGCTGAGCTGCGCGAGAAGATGGCTCAGGTAGCAAACGCCTAG
- a CDS encoding RNA methyltransferase: MANASKVIIGLQNPKSPTNVGGVMRAAGCYRADEVRYTGKRYALAAQHRGEQYNTDTKRVSQHIPLNGVESLLDSLDADTKVICVDLVEGATPLPAFSHPQKAIYLFGPEDGTLDQALIDCADEVVYVPTVGCMNLASSVNVLLYDRLAKGEHLSGDDLIRASRDTNNRVKVKA, translated from the coding sequence ATGGCTAATGCAAGCAAGGTGATCATAGGGCTGCAAAACCCAAAGAGCCCGACGAACGTGGGCGGCGTGATGCGCGCCGCCGGCTGTTATCGCGCCGATGAGGTGCGTTACACGGGTAAACGTTATGCGCTGGCCGCCCAGCACAGGGGCGAGCAGTACAATACCGACACCAAGCGGGTGAGTCAGCATATTCCCCTCAATGGCGTAGAGTCGCTGCTTGACTCACTCGATGCCGATACCAAGGTGATCTGTGTCGATCTGGTGGAAGGCGCCACGCCGCTGCCAGCCTTTAGCCATCCACAGAAGGCCATCTATCTCTTTGGCCCCGAAGATGGCACCCTAGATCAAGCGCTTATCGACTGCGCCGATGAGGTGGTCTATGTCCCGACTGTGGGCTGCATGAATCTGGCCTCCTCGGTCAATGTGCTGCTCTATGACAGGTTGGCCAAGGGGGAGCATCTCTCGGGCGATGACCTCATTCGCGCCAGTCGTGACACCAACAACCGTGTCAAGGTCAAAGCCTAA
- the mnmC gene encoding FAD-dependent 5-carboxymethylaminomethyl-2-thiouridine(34) oxidoreductase MnmC: MPTFDAIFSHLSAVKSQNSHQIIALLPSSDANWPAALIAERLTQAGSKQHLQKPHLQKQHLHLHLFAEHQASWLKALAESEPLASPAKEQIKAIYDARVSGCHRLKLANARLIIDIHLGDPLTQLKDLVSPSLASQAIQGWLADTQATDESLIWQMARLSQDNAEFLLLENVDVNLDKTSNNANTNLLTQLIIKAGFTCYRLNLSLKDDQLVTLLEKPSLASQDIAMVERRALRRQQLDKFAFNPLTQGHEGEIAIIGGGVASANLALSLAERGKKVSFFCMDKSPGEQASGNKQGAIYPLLTPEHGSLSHYFLQGYLFSRQRLKQLIEAGHEIPHDFCGVLQTGHDERSHKRLAKIIKAQPWAESIARSIDASQATALAGVSIEHQGIYYPLAGWVSPQAFTRAAISQAERLGKQTSHYNCQVTAIRFENQKWYLSAVQDDQEVKFGPFANLVLANGRHLTDFAQTTHLPISGFRGQVSHIPARAPLRDLKTVLCAHGYLTPAHDKLHCTGASYVKDASNLDYSAVEQVENLDKIRTSYGGEWTKAVDITGHSARVGVRMVTRDHAPMMGCAPDFEAISATYIDHQQTKKGPKESAKYWQTTPAPVHQGLFILGGLGSRGLTSGPLAAEILAAQLCGELLPATNDILTLLNPNRMWMRKLIKGKAL, from the coding sequence ATGCCTACATTCGACGCAATTTTCAGCCATTTATCGGCGGTAAAGAGTCAAAACTCTCACCAAATTATCGCCCTACTCCCAAGCAGTGATGCCAACTGGCCAGCCGCGCTTATAGCAGAGCGACTAACGCAAGCTGGTTCAAAGCAGCACCTTCAAAAGCCACACCTTCAAAAGCAGCATCTTCATCTACACCTGTTTGCCGAGCATCAGGCAAGCTGGCTTAAGGCCCTTGCCGAGAGTGAGCCCCTGGCGTCACCAGCCAAAGAACAGATTAAGGCAATTTACGACGCTCGGGTGTCGGGCTGTCACAGGCTCAAGCTGGCAAACGCGCGGCTTATCATCGACATCCATCTTGGCGATCCGCTTACGCAACTCAAAGACTTAGTTTCACCAAGCCTAGCAAGTCAAGCAATCCAAGGCTGGCTGGCCGATACCCAGGCTACCGATGAGTCGCTTATCTGGCAGATGGCGCGCCTCAGCCAAGATAACGCCGAGTTTCTCCTTCTCGAGAATGTCGATGTTAATCTAGACAAGACCTCAAATAACGCCAATACCAACTTACTGACCCAGTTGATCATCAAGGCGGGTTTTACCTGCTATCGCCTTAACTTATCTCTAAAAGATGACCAGCTTGTGACTCTACTCGAAAAACCAAGTCTAGCGTCGCAGGATATCGCCATGGTTGAGCGGCGCGCCCTCAGGCGCCAACAATTAGATAAGTTCGCCTTCAATCCTTTGACACAAGGTCATGAGGGAGAAATCGCCATCATAGGTGGTGGCGTCGCCAGCGCGAACCTGGCCCTCTCACTGGCCGAGCGCGGCAAAAAGGTTAGCTTCTTCTGTATGGATAAGTCGCCGGGCGAGCAGGCATCTGGCAATAAACAGGGCGCAATCTATCCCCTGCTCACCCCAGAACATGGCAGCCTGAGTCACTATTTTCTGCAGGGTTACCTCTTTAGTCGTCAAAGGCTCAAGCAACTCATTGAGGCGGGCCATGAGATCCCCCATGATTTTTGCGGCGTGCTGCAGACCGGCCACGATGAGCGCAGCCATAAGCGCCTCGCCAAGATAATCAAAGCTCAGCCCTGGGCGGAATCGATCGCCCGCTCCATCGATGCCTCCCAGGCTACGGCGCTCGCTGGGGTCAGCATAGAACACCAAGGGATCTACTATCCGCTCGCAGGCTGGGTGTCGCCACAAGCCTTTACCCGCGCGGCCATCAGCCAGGCCGAACGGTTAGGTAAACAGACCAGCCACTACAATTGCCAAGTCACGGCAATTCGATTTGAGAACCAGAAGTGGTATCTGAGTGCGGTTCAAGATGATCAAGAAGTTAAATTTGGCCCCTTTGCCAATCTGGTGCTGGCCAATGGGCGTCACCTGACCGATTTCGCCCAAACCACCCACTTACCCATCAGCGGTTTTCGTGGTCAGGTTAGCCATATCCCGGCAAGAGCGCCACTTAGAGACCTTAAGACGGTGCTCTGCGCCCACGGCTACCTGACGCCTGCCCACGATAAGCTGCACTGCACAGGGGCCAGCTATGTGAAAGACGCCAGCAATCTCGACTACAGCGCGGTGGAGCAGGTGGAGAATTTAGACAAGATCCGCACCAGCTACGGCGGGGAGTGGACCAAGGCGGTGGATATCACAGGCCATAGCGCTCGCGTAGGCGTGCGTATGGTCACACGGGATCATGCCCCCATGATGGGCTGTGCCCCAGATTTCGAGGCGATATCGGCTACCTATATCGACCATCAGCAAACCAAAAAGGGCCCCAAGGAAAGCGCCAAGTATTGGCAGACGACACCAGCACCCGTTCATCAGGGATTGTTTATTCTCGGCGGACTTGGATCGCGGGGCCTCACCTCTGGTCCGCTGGCGGCAGAGATCTTAGCCGCCCAGCTTTGCGGCGAGCTGCTACCTGCCACGAATGATATATTAACCCTGCTCAACCCCAATCGTATGTGGATGCGAAAACTGATTAAGGGTAAGGCGCTGTAA
- the fabB gene encoding beta-ketoacyl-ACP synthase I, which translates to MKRVVITGLGIVSSIGNNKQEVTESLKAGRSGITHSDQFEEMKLRSHVWGDIKLDPKEHIDRKALRFMGDAAAYAYIAMEQAIADAGLTEEQYSNHRVGIIAGTGGASSANQVQAADTLREKGVKRVGPYIVPRIMSSTASACLATPFKIKGMNYSISSACATSAHCIGHAVELIQMGKQDMVFAGGAEEVDWTLTMGFDAMGALSTKYNDCPEKASRTYDADRDGFVISGGGGIVVVEELEHALARGAKIYAEVIGYGASSDGYDMVAPSGEGAVRCMKMALESVDTPIDYINTHGTSTPVGDMRELEALAETFGDNLPAIASTKSLTGHALGAAGVHEAIYSLIMMENSFIAPSINIDNLDEKAQGMPIVTEYRDAELNTIMSNSFGFGGTNATLVMRKYK; encoded by the coding sequence ATGAAAAGAGTCGTGATCACCGGCCTTGGCATAGTGTCAAGTATCGGTAACAACAAGCAAGAAGTCACCGAGTCACTCAAAGCGGGTCGCAGTGGTATTACCCACTCAGATCAGTTTGAAGAAATGAAGCTTCGTAGCCATGTTTGGGGCGACATTAAGTTAGACCCTAAAGAACATATCGACCGTAAAGCATTACGTTTTATGGGTGATGCAGCCGCATACGCTTATATTGCCATGGAGCAAGCGATAGCCGATGCTGGCCTCACCGAAGAACAATATTCAAATCACCGCGTCGGTATCATCGCCGGTACTGGCGGCGCGTCATCGGCTAACCAGGTTCAGGCTGCCGATACCCTGCGTGAGAAAGGTGTGAAGCGCGTTGGTCCTTATATCGTGCCACGCATCATGTCGAGCACGGCCAGCGCCTGTTTGGCCACGCCATTTAAGATCAAGGGCATGAACTACTCAATCAGTTCGGCTTGTGCCACCAGTGCTCACTGTATCGGCCATGCGGTGGAACTCATTCAGATGGGTAAGCAAGACATGGTCTTCGCCGGTGGTGCCGAAGAGGTGGATTGGACCCTGACCATGGGCTTCGACGCCATGGGCGCACTGTCGACTAAGTATAACGACTGCCCTGAGAAGGCTTCTCGTACCTATGATGCGGACCGTGATGGTTTCGTTATCTCTGGCGGCGGCGGGATCGTGGTTGTCGAAGAGCTTGAGCATGCGCTCGCTCGCGGCGCTAAGATCTATGCCGAAGTGATCGGGTACGGCGCTTCTTCAGATGGTTACGACATGGTTGCACCATCGGGCGAAGGCGCGGTGCGTTGCATGAAGATGGCGCTCGAAAGTGTAGACACACCGATCGACTACATCAACACTCATGGTACTTCAACGCCTGTTGGCGACATGCGTGAGCTGGAAGCCTTAGCCGAAACCTTCGGTGACAACTTGCCTGCTATCGCATCGACCAAGTCTTTGACTGGTCACGCACTGGGCGCCGCGGGTGTGCATGAGGCGATCTACAGCCTGATCATGATGGAGAACAGCTTCATCGCACCGAGCATCAACATCGATAATCTTGATGAGAAGGCTCAAGGTATGCCTATCGTGACCGAATATCGCGATGCCGAGCTTAACACTATCATGAGCAACAGCTTCGGCTTCGGTGGCACAAACGCTACATTGGTCATGCGCAAGTACAAGTAA
- a CDS encoding YciK family oxidoreductase: protein MLEYQAAKDLLKDKTILVTGAGDGIGRAAALAYAEHGATVILLGKTVKKLEAVYDEIEQAGYPTPAIVPLDLKGATEQNYQDMAETIEQQFGHLDGLLHNASLLGVLGPFEHISMDSVKEVLQVNLVAEIMMTKALLPVMKKAPAASILFTSSSVGRQGRAFWGEYAISKFATEGMMQSLAHEYEDSNLRVNSINPGATRTKMRANAYPAENPQDLKAPEEIMATYLYLMGDDAKGVTGQQFNAQ from the coding sequence ATGTTGGAATATCAGGCAGCAAAAGATTTACTTAAAGATAAAACGATACTGGTCACAGGCGCCGGAGATGGTATTGGTCGCGCCGCTGCTCTGGCCTACGCTGAACATGGTGCCACGGTGATCTTGTTGGGCAAGACAGTCAAGAAACTGGAAGCCGTCTATGACGAGATAGAACAGGCGGGCTACCCTACCCCCGCTATCGTGCCCCTAGATCTAAAAGGCGCCACAGAGCAAAACTATCAGGACATGGCCGAAACCATAGAGCAGCAGTTTGGTCACCTCGACGGCCTGCTGCACAACGCCAGCCTGCTAGGCGTGTTAGGCCCGTTCGAACATATCTCGATGGATTCGGTCAAGGAAGTACTACAGGTTAACCTAGTCGCCGAGATCATGATGACCAAGGCGCTGCTTCCCGTGATGAAGAAAGCTCCTGCAGCCTCAATCCTGTTCACCTCCAGCAGTGTTGGCCGTCAGGGACGCGCCTTCTGGGGCGAGTATGCCATCTCAAAATTTGCCACCGAAGGCATGATGCAGTCTCTGGCCCACGAATATGAAGACAGCAACCTGAGAGTCAACAGCATCAATCCTGGCGCCACCCGTACCAAGATGCGCGCCAATGCCTACCCTGCCGAAAACCCACAGGATCTCAAGGCGCCAGAAGAGATCATGGCGACCTATCTCTACCTCATGGGTGACGACGCTAAGGGCGTCACTGGCCAGCAGTTTAACGCCCAGTAG